In one window of Arachis ipaensis cultivar K30076 chromosome B06, Araip1.1, whole genome shotgun sequence DNA:
- the LOC107605152 gene encoding uncharacterized protein LOC107605152: protein MEDIELLDISWEDVVCPICLDFPHNSVLLQCSSYEKGCRPFLCDTNHLHSNCLDRFKSACGMSSSPALDETSVESNVPLVSDAAIENNEQVAPDGRCKLSCPLCRGEVSGWIVVDKARSHLDEKKRCCDEVKCKFMGSYSELQQHAQLEHPHARPSKIDPARQLDWENFQQSSEIIDVLSTIHSETPRGVVLGDYVIEYGDDDSRDEFEDFPGDDGNWWTSCILYQVFDNFRSSRNRRRARVGDTRRSNRRLSYDTSNSDEGSVVSLEYNDYGLDEIDDDFVSTRGPSRGNRGYGRSHRRRSRFFDN from the exons ATGGAGGATATTGAGTTGTTAGATATCAGTTGGGAGGACGTTGTCTGTCCCATATGCTTAGATTTCCCTCATAATAGTGTGCTCCTTCAGTGTTCATCTTATGAAAAAGGATGTCGTCCTTTTCTATGTGATACGAACCATCTGCACTCTAATTGTTTGGATCGTTTCAAAAGTGCCTGTGGTATGTCATCATCTCCAGCACTTGATGAAACTTCTGTAGAAAGTAATGTTCCATTGGTGTCGGATGCTGCCATAGAAAATAATGAGCAAGTGGCACCAGATGGTCGATGCAAGCTGAGTTGTCCATTGTGTAGGGGTGAGGTTTCTGGGTGGATTGTTGTTGACAAGGCTCGTTCGCATCTTGATGAGAAGAAGCGTTGCTGTGATGAGGTGAAATGTAAATTCATGGGAAGTTACTCGGAGTTACAGCAACATGCTCAACTTGAACATCCTCATGCCCGTCCGTCGAAAATAGATCCCGCTCGACAGCTTGATTGGGAGAATTTCCAACAGTCCTCTGAGATTATAGATGTTTTGAGTACTATTCATTCAGAAACCCCGAGGGGCGTGGTTTTGGGAGATTATGTGATTGAATACGGGGATGATGATTCTAGAGATGAGTTTGAGGACTTCCCCGGAGATGATGGCAATTGGTGGACCTCTTGTATATTGTATCAAGTCTTTGACAACTTCAGAAGTTCAAGAAATAGAAGAAGGGCAAGAGTAGGTGATACCAGAAGGAGTAATCGCCGTTTAAGTTATGATACTTCAAATTCAGATGAAGGTTCTGTTGTATCCTTGGAGTACAACGACTATGGGCTAGATGAGATTGATGATGATTTTGTTAGTACAAGGGGCCCCTCAAGGGGTAACCGTGGTTACGGCAG ATCGCATAGGCGCCGATCACGCTTCTTTGATAATTAG